The Leptodactylus fuscus isolate aLepFus1 chromosome 5, aLepFus1.hap2, whole genome shotgun sequence genome segment TATCCACAACAGCATACAGCCATTGGCCATTGCCAGCAGGAGAGGCTTCAGATCTGGTGCTGGTCACATTATATTTcttcacccttttttttttttcttggagcaTTGGACAGTTTCACAAGAACACACAAACCTTTCTTTTTGTCCATCTTTGTGAATACTTGATTTTGTGAATTACTGCGCTGGGAACACCAGAGATGAATCTGGCCACAGTCAGCAATAATATAGGaatatttggaacactaaaccattggtctataaggacctgttggCAGTTTAGTGCCAAATCCTGGAGTAAGGTTctcttaaaaaaaacaataaagctACAGATTACCAAGCGctgttaaaggggacctgtcaccacAGTTTTGGTTATTAAACTACTGCCATGTAGCTATAGTGCTTGTAAATAGTGCTTTCTAATCATGCTTCTTCTACAAGTGGTCATTTTACTATGACGGAGAAAGTGAAGTTGTAAAACACTACATGCCATTCACTAGTAGTCATCTTAGCAGTGCTGCCTTGGCTTTTACCAAACATTGTACCAAGTGGGCACCATGATTTTTCTCTACTGGATCACCATGAAGATGACTATTGGTGAGTGGCATGTGCTATTTTATATAGTAACATAACATTCTTATACAAAACAGGTGATTTCAGCAGGAGCATTACATAAAATATTAACAGTGTGAGCATTATAGCATTATGGCAGTGGTTTAATAACCAAACCTTTGGTAACATGTTCCCTGAAAAAGCTCCAAACCTCCACAATTCAACATTTTTCTTGCTTTAGTACTTTTTCAATATCTTGAATCAGACTGTCCACTCTCTCCCAGGAGATTTGGGGATCTTTATTGCAGTCCCTTTGCTTCAGATCCTTTAGGGCAGTGCCAAGCAGGCTATCAAGATACGTTGGATGATACTGATCCATTGTCAGGTCCAGGCTTCTGAGTTTTTCCTCCACATACTGAAACAGCTCCAAATTCTCAGCAATCCACAGTACAACTTCTAAGTCTTTCTTGGTGTCTTTCAACTTCTGTATGTTTGTGAGACCTTCGTCACCAAAAGTGTTTCCACACAAACTGGAAAGACATTGTTAATAAGTAATAGCAGATGTCAGAATATTCAGTATTACATTCATATCCTAGGTATAAGCAATATGTTACCATGTACCTAGTGTTGGAGGCTAGTACTCTAGCATGTATCCACCTTGACAAAAGTGAAGCCCCGTTACTCTAGCACCTTAACAAAAATGTATCCACGTTAATGTATCAATAAAGTTTGGCCATTTAAGATGTTTACAAAATGTACGTGTTACCTCAGATTGTAAGTACAATATTGTGTTTTGTGGCTGTGGGCAATGCAGCTGGAGGGAGTCCCCGGGGCTTCTGTGCCCCTCTAGGCACTGCCTGCAGAAGGCATGGAGACAAGGCAGGACATGTAACCTGCGGGCAGCGGTGCCCaggctgctactactgctactgctggAGGCTTgtgaggaggacgacaacaatgAGCAGCTGGACGGAGACAACATCCACATCTCCTTACACAGTGGGCACAGCCTGGAAATCTGACTTCGGAAACCAAGTCATTTATACATAAGCAGAGAAGGAGCTCAGTCTACGCCTCACCCCGCAGGCATCTCCGCAACTGTCGGGGCCTCAGTCATGTTCACATGTACAAGTTTTCCCTGCCAGACACACACCCCTGTGCCAGCCTTTCTTAAGTAATGTGAAGTATGTAAACATCATCATCGGCCGAACTTTCCTTCAGCATTATAATAATGGATGTTGGCAAGGTGGAGACAGGTATTATTCTAGCATGCAtcaaggtggagacatgctagagtaatGAGCTTCCCTTTTGCCAAGGTGGATACGTACTAGAGTAATACCATGTTGCTGAGGTATGGGTTTCAAACAGGTATGGGTATATCAAAAGACCTCAAAATTATGGCAATATATAAACTGCTCTATAGACCCGAGGTCCCCAACTAGTAGCTTGGGAGCCACTTGTGGCTCTTCACCCCCTTATATGTGACTCACCATGGAAGCATTGGTTACGATATGACATAATTAATAGTAGTATTAAATATGTACCACAACATCAGTATAATACCATCCAACATCTCTTGAAAGCCAACAAAGAGAAACACAACACAAAGACGATGAAAGTCCAAGGGGTGGAGGTCACACTTAGCaacatgtgtgtggggggggttctaGGGGCCAGTGTCAGATTCTGCAGCTTCCAAGGAACTAATGAACATGTGTGGCATGTGCTCAATGAGGCAGGAAACAGTGTAGAGACAATGCCTCTTCCCAGTTTTCTCAATACCATTGCACTGGAATAGGTATGGGAAGGAGTATAGACACTTGACTTGCAACAAGTCACATggtgctgtgatgttttgtttgcaggCCTAGTGTTCACATGAAACTTGCAAATAAGACATCACAGATTATCACATAACCTAAATGTAAATCAGGTAAACAGAGTCAAATTTTAACATGatgtatattagaaagttatTTACATTGAGGAATCCTATTATATGAATAATGTTTTAATAAACTGGATAAATTTATTTGTTTGTTAACTGTCACAACCAGGTTCACACTTGCCAATAAGGGAGCCTAAGGCAACAGCCTCGAGCAGCGTCTCCGGGCATAAATTGAGGGGCAGCATTATTTTTAATCACCCACTACCTATtgtattattccaacaggtaattGTAAATATTTTACTGACCGATCTCCACTCCCCAAGGGATTTCTAAGTATGAGCCCAGTGGGGAGTGAAAGCCCTTCAAGCTGCTCAAACATATGTTTCCATAGTGAGCTTACTGGTTGTAGGACTATAGAGGTAGATGCTCTACCCTGAGTACAGGGGAGCATTTTTGTCAGCAATGGTCCTGTAACTGAGTACGCCCCTCCATCTTGTTGGGACAGGAAATGTGTTGGAATGAAGGAAATAAGGGAAATGGATCTAATTTGATAGGGAGATACAGGGAGAACTCTGGGGACTTGTTAGGACAGGAATCATTGTGGGACAAAAGTGAGAGATAGGGTATAATTACATCAGCCCTTCATCTGCAAGTCCTGTTGAGTCCCCAACGTCTCTCAGTAGGTCCGGGCAAGACCGTTTCTCTTTTATCTAGAGCACGGTTAGTTATGTGCACTTatgttggtgattttttttttctttaaccatcttaaatatttattattctaatttatattaaaagttcTATAGTTCTTTGTGTCCAATGTATATAGCATAATATACTGCACGTCAGAAAGAGCACAAATATAGTTAGATAAATAAACTAGCATACTGTAATTCCAAAAGCGAATGATTTTTCTGCAGGTATTCAGCCATCCCTTTTGTGCCGTCATCTGTGATATTGTTATCATACAAATATAGACCTATTAAAGTCTTATTGTGTTCTAGAGCTTTCCAAATATCTTGAGCGCCATGAGCTCCCAGCTGATTGGTCCCCAACCTGCAGCAATAAAATGATATGCACATTATGCTGTAGAACCCAATCTTAGCATCTCattatcctgtaatatacatATGTTAACATCAATCCATAGTAAATGTTGCCAGAGGACAttcttgtggggggggggggtttaattgTGTTTGGCACAGAAGCTGAGCCCTTGAAATTTCATTGCCCTGTAAGGGGTTATGGTTTAGTCCTCTTCTAGAAATATACATTTAGTTCCATTTGGCATGCCATAAGTGAAATGTCTTATTAGGGGTGTGGTCCAATCTGTAGTAAGTGTAAGTGCAAATGTGccccacaaaaataaaatatggaaTATTTACCATATTTAATGACATGAACAGTATTTAAAGatagcaactactactactgttcAATGGCATTGTTGTCTGTGATATCATACTGCAGCAGTCATCAAATTCAAGGTAAAGGCAGCTGCATCTATACATCACCCAAGAGAAACCATATATGCTACCATATTACTGATATGCAATGCAGTGAAACTGCTCCATAAGaccacttctttgagaagacAGCCTTATCCAGACCAGATTTACTATCACAGATTTTCAGTTCcaccatatattaaacatattggcCATCTTTTTTTAGAAAGCTTCCCTTCTAGTAGATCacttttcaatgcaattttgggtggtcatctcaaaggttttattatattattgttaatTGTCATATTTGCATCACTTTCAAGATACTAAGGAGCCCTTGATCAATGtctgtcctttcaagtgattGCATAGTTTCCAAATGGTTAATTTTGTATCTGGCGGCATTACATCACATCTATACTTACGACAGCTTTTCAATTATACAATCACGCTCTTCAAGAATTTCTCCTAAAAGTTTTCCAGTTTCTTTGGATAAGTGGTTGGAGGACAGCCTAGAAGAAGGAACATAACTCATTGTTTGTTCACTATTGTAATTCAATGGATATGAAATGATGTGAAAAATAAATGTTAATCAGTAGTCGGGGCCACAATTAAAAATATCTTGGTTCCATATAGAAAAATAGTCGGGGCCCATAGacgtcctttaaaggggttctcccatctcaaggatcctatgtatactgctagtttatgtggatttaggacttttcctaaatacattgcttcagcaaaactgctctgtttggctgttatctgagattattcaattcattgtttacactgtgtttccatagctatggacctggggatgatcttatatCTCCGCCcaagacaagtgatgtagctctcaggagggagggggagctgagtgctcggagcagcttgtatttctgagctgtttatctctttgcccaggacaagtgacgcaGCGCCCTGCAgtcaggaggggaaggggagctgagtgcttggagaagcctgtatttctgagctgtttatctccctgccccagacaagtgacgtagctccctgctctcagataggggagggggagctgagtgctccgtgcttgtatttctgagcttttTATCTCTcttcccaggacaagtgatgtagctccctgctcacaggaagggagggggggagctGATTGCCAGAGCAGCTTATATTTCTGAGCCGTTTATCTCCTGCACTTCCAATTatcaggtctgctaattgaattttgctgataagggctgagacagggagtctgttacctctgtatgtaagcacagacctaaaacagagtttattgcaagctgaccctTGGTCccgtagcatgtaaatttgggattctcatcacttatcaaatccagctctgctagatcagcctcatattgtgcatcttccagtgatactgtgctaatttatttacaaccatccctcattactgactgcaaacatgtagtactgctatgaagagagctagcagagcaaaTGAAACCTCGGCACCAATTTAGAGAGAAAATCagtaagtgaacagagcacacagtcgACAAGATGGTTAACAGGCGAGTTGGTAATACCTCTTTAATGTCTACCAACAACCATCTCCATTGATTTGGAATTGGAGAATAATATATAGCCTCTGATTTGATCCCATGTATTAAGCAGATCCATGGGTCAGGAAACCAGAATATTTATTAAAACCTGTGCATTTACACCTATGTGAAATTAATTGCACTAATTTAGAAACGTATATGCTGCTTCCATAGGTCCCATGCACTTTATTAGTAAAATTTCATAGCTCCTATGCAGTGACTGCTGGATAGGGagttgagacatggcacctgagccCTCATGTTGGACCTATCAGTAAGGCTATCGGGCAAACAATAACATAACATGGCTTAGGCTAAATCATTACTTGAGCCCACATTACATCACAAACAGACAAAGCAAAATACATATCTTAGTAAGTTCTTACAGGACATGTTTGGTGTTTTTAATTACACTTCTGAGTTGTCGAACACTTTTGTCTTCAAGAGCACACAGCCTCAAGTCCAATTCTTCCAATATAATGTCCCTGAAGCAGTATTCCAAGGCCTGGATGTCTTTAAAGTTTAGAGGAGTGTTAAAGAGCTTCAATTTTGTCATGGTAGACAAAACTTCTGTTGTCACCTTCTCATTGTGTAGTTCAGAAATACAGTGGAAGAGCTTCAGCTTTTCAGAATGTTGACTATATTTGCGGAAACTTTCCTTGAACCAGCATGAAAGTAACTCTTGCATCTCATTGCTTATCACAGGAGTATTGTTACAAAGGCTATCACAGTCCGGGTACATCAGAAGTCTCATAAAAAATCTTATGAAATGATAAAATTTTGCGTTGTGTTCATCTGCAATGGATTTTAGCACCTTATTGGTAGagctatattgtattgtattgtttccAAACATCCAGAACTCTAGGCACTCTGTTAAGCCTCCTGAACTGTATATTTCCCATACACAATGTGCAGCTGCTAACATGTCTCTCAACATATTGCACTGGTATTTAGATTTTATTTGGCAATTATATAGTTCCAGAAATTCATTCCAGTACTTTATAGACGGTGTGTTTGGTTCTCCTTTAATAAGATTTTCAAAGGATTGATTTgccatattttttaaaatatttttaaactccTTTTTTCCTATGATATTTGTACTCCACTTTAACAAAAACTCAGTTAGAATCTTATAcggtctggggtctccgttaatTTCCAGGTCATTATCCCTGAAATGACTCATCATTACAACAAAAGCAGGCATATAAGTGATATTTGAGAttcttttatatttatattctgaTGTTGGGTCTTTTGCAGTaattgtaacataaatatttttAGTCTCTTCCTCAGTAAAGTCTGGAAGAATAAATGCGGATTTGCTTTTCTTCTGCAACTCGCTCAAATTGTCAGAACGACAAACAATTAAAACATCTGTATCAGGGACAAGCTGTTTTTTCATGATTTCTTCCAACAAGGTgtacacatttaaaggggtatctaTGTCAATTTCCTGAGTTGAGGTTGTGTTCTTATTTTGACATGCAAGGTCATCAAGTTCATCAAAAATAAGTAGGATATTATCCATGTTGAGAACTGTTGAAAGCTTGTCATATATTTTGTCACATATTTCCTTTAGGCTTatatctttctttatttttttgcaggatacaTATACAATGCATGTATACAGATTAATCTCTTCTTGTATCCATTTATTTCGCAACCATTTGCAGAAGTAGCTTTTTCCTGCCCCAGCATCTCCTACTAGAAGCATTCTTCTGGACATAAGGTGCTGTTTTTCTGGTGTAAAAAGGTTTTCTGCATTTATAGCCTCTAACTTGTCACCTATACATATTTTCATGGTACCAGAAGACTCAAGGAAACTGTTGTCTTTCACCAGTAGATGTCTTTGCAGAATAGAATAGTCTTTATCTTGTAAAATGGAGGCCATGTATTTTTTATAATTCTGTATTATATGTTCTATTAAATAACAACAAAAATAGCGGATTATATTGagtcataaatacatttttacttattttttcataaatgaataattcaggtgaagggaacaaactttgtaatatacactgagtggccaaaagtgaTGGGAAGGTACCGAATGTGCAGTTAATAGTGGGTCGCCActccgcgagccctgataactgcagcaagatgaccagccatggactccacgaggtgttggaagagttcta includes the following:
- the LOC142203302 gene encoding NACHT, LRR and PYD domains-containing protein 1 homolog; this translates as MESQRASENCVTTKLASKLNITRSKNLLFVKRTYVTLIGSLIFLPVGHFVSLDVKGQLHTEVLLPCTVVYKDEFDYNLLVVHWQRPVNDLVVHTFFDGSSHPDFQADHYRGRTEMFYSLLPSGNLSLLLKNLSESDGGTYTCYSILKESSGSIIRYVNLTVEAQGRDEDQTKEKNYLLPVIITVFLISLGCILGVLLYFRKKKQRNGNDDEEVPLTDSKAKFQEHIIQNYKKYMASILQDKDYSILQRHLLVKDNSFLESSGTMKICIGDKLEAINAENLFTPEKQHLMSRRMLLVGDAGAGKSYFCKWLRNKWIQEEINLYTCIVYVSCKKIKKDISLKEICDKIYDKLSTVLNMDNILLIFDELDDLACQNKNTTSTQEIDIDTPLNVYTLLEEIMKKQLVPDTDVLIVCRSDNLSELQKKSKSAFILPDFTEEETKNIYVTITAKDPTSEYKYKRISNITYMPAFVVMMSHFRDNDLEINGDPRPYKILTEFLLKWSTNIIGKKEFKNILKNMANQSFENLIKGEPNTPSIKYWNEFLELYNCQIKSKYQCNMLRDMLAAAHCVWEIYSSGGLTECLEFWMFGNNTIQYSSTNKVLKSIADEHNAKFYHFIRFFMRLLMYPDCDSLCNNTPVISNEMQELLSCWFKESFRKYSQHSEKLKLFHCISELHNEKVTTEVLSTMTKLKLFNTPLNFKDIQALEYCFRDIILEELDLRLCALEDKSVRQLRSVIKNTKHVLLSSNHLSKETGKLLGEILEERDCIIEKLSLGTNQLGAHGAQDIWKALEHNKTLIGLYLYDNNITDDGTKGMAEYLQKNHSLLELHLCGNTFGDEGLTNIQKLKDTKKDLEVVLWIAENLELFQYVEEKLRSLDLTMDQYHPTYLDSLLGTALKDLKQRDCNKDPQISWERVDSLIQDIEKVLKQEKC